aacaaatttccgCAGACGACACTCAACTATGCAAACAGTAATTGGAGCAGGCAGCGGGCGGGAGGCGGTTCAACTCGAAGAGTTTCAGATGCTGGCTGGCGCTCAGGTAAAACCTGtagccaaaaccaaaaactgaaactgaaattcAACGAAATAAAACAACAGCAATGGAGACAAGCAGGAAGCATATCATTTAAGGGTCGTGGCAAACGTGCAATATCCTGTAAATTGCTATGATATCTATAATAAACAAagtgaaaaagtaaaaaaaaaaaacatatactttggttacttaaaaaattaaaagaaatacatatattttttagaaactaCATTTATTTaggcaaaatataaaatatgaataatagCATTTCACCCCAGCTTTTAACCTTTACAGGGTATGCATAGAGCTACCGTAATTCAACGCTAACGAAGGTGGGCGCCTGGGATGGCGGTAGAAGGTCGCTAGGATTCACAGGATTCGCGCGGGATTCACATAACGCAAGACAGTTGGCGGTACAGAGGAAGACCTCCTGCGGGAGTGGAGGCGATTGTGGGCGGCAGAGAGAAATGTTCTTGCAAATGCAATATTGTTATGCTGTAATGGTATAAAATGTATGCATATGTTTTACACAGGCTACAGGATGCTGCAAACGAGACATGACCGGCGGAGGGGGCAACCGGAAGTAAGGAGATCAGAGGAAGGCAGGAAGTCGTTGCTTTGCTGCATCTGTATGcggaaaattaaagaaaacaacaGCCCGAAAATCGCAGGCGGTAAACATTCCGGCAAAAAGAGAACAAAGCGAATGGGTGGAAAAAAACGGgaataaaaattgaatgaGAAACAGAATTCCCATTTTGTCTCTGGCTGCGAAATAGATCCGGTTACTTGTGCTGGGTCTCTGATTCCTCAGGAATGAAGGATACTCCTATCGCTATCTCTCCTTTCGCTAAAAGTCGCAAGGCACTCCAGGATACCTTGTTAAAGATACATAATAGACTTCAGGCCTTGGAAATACGGGATTACAGGAGGATAAATGCTAACAAGAAAACAAGCCAAACCAATATTATGGGGATATGACACTACCTAGttgcttttttaatttgtgtatgattattattatcctCATAagcaaaataataagaaataaataatatttttattttttatgttttatctattatatatatcCCATTAATATAGGATTAAATGAGCTAAAACAAGTGGTCTTTGGAATAAAATAATCAAGCAATCCTCACTAAATAAATGCAACAATGTAATGTCCTTTGGTAAACTTAACCTGGCTAATTACTACCAAACAGATTTTTATCCCCAGGTGGAGAGCTATTCGTTAGCCTTATCATACAAATTGGTGTAGAATGGCAAAGATGGCGAGAGTAAataagagagagaggagaacTTCAAAATCTAATCAAGTTAGTCTAATTAAAACGCCTGAAAACAAACTCAATCACTGAACGCTTCTCGAGGGCCTCATTATTTAGACGTTGTTTgggcatttttgtttttcctttttattgtacatatttgcttttccttttttttttttttttttttttttttggcaaacgcAAACAAAGCCGACTGTTGGGAAAAGGGCTAAAAGTGGCCAAGGAAAGGGAAACTGTAAACTATGCTAATAGGCAAATAACCAATTGTGAAAACAGAAAGAACCAAAACAAAGTTGGTTTAAACAGGAAGGATGTAGTTAACAATTGGTCAGATTGCGGCGGTTTATATTATGTGTGAGTTCCACTTCATTTTcattgaaatataatatacgtTAATTGCAATACAATTAAGATTGTCAGACTTTTTTATCAAAGTAAGCTGGACTAACTTGTTTCACTTGTcttagaaattaaaagagaatACAGATTTCTCTTATAAAATCTCAATATCACAAGAACCTCTTAAATAAGAATGAAGAAGTCTTGGGTAAAATATGCTTCAATGTGTCTCAACATCCTTCTACTGAGCTGTATTTTGCTTGTCCTGTATGTTGAACCACCTGAACCAACCCCCGTTGAAATCAGACCACGGAAACCACCGGAGATCATGTCGAATATAAATAGTAAGGGTCTTCTGGTAAACACCTCCCAATGTAAAATGCCTGCCATGGATCCCCTGTCGCCCACCGCACAGTACTTTATGAAGGCCTTGCCGTCTTATTCGTGCTACTTGACCCAACTATTAAAGCCCAGAACAATCAGAGGTAGAAACTTCCTGTACCTGGCCCTTAGCAAAAATAAGCTTTGGAAGTATTACGGAATTCGAAGAGTAAGCGAAATCTTTTGCGTTTACACCGTCTTGGAGAGGATCGATGACTTTAATAATCGATACGTGGCACAAACCGTTTTTGGTTTTACCAGGTTGCGCAAATATCAGGAGATCGAGCCAAGTAATGCAACACTGCGGGTCTGGTGCTGGCGAGACCGTGGTCGTCTACTCTTCCTTgatgtatttatattcctgCCAGAACCAATACCTCCAAGGAAAGGAGAAAAGGTGAGACTGGAACACTTGAAGCGTCTCTCTGTCTTGATTCTGGGCATCGATTCCATTTCCCACATGCACTACCGAAGATATTTTAGGTAAGCAaactttacaatttaatttaaaaaaacatatattttcttcattaatttACAGTAAAACAATGAACTTTGTGGACAAGTTTCCACACACGGAGATGTGGGGCTATAACCGTGTTGGTGAAAATTCTTACCCGAATGTTCTGCCACTGCTTAGCGGTCAAAATGATACTATACTGAATGGTCCTACCGGATGCTATGGTGCAAGCAACCCTAAATGCTTCGACCGGTGTTACCTTCTTTTTGACTTCTTTAAGGCAGCCGGATATGTCACTATGTTCGGCGAGGACTCAGCCTTAGCTGGCACCTTTGTATATAACCTAAGTGGCTTTCAACGCCAGCCAACTGACTTTTACCTGCGCCCCGCCATGTACGAGATCGACCAAGAAACTAACTACCCTGCTCAGGGTGCCAGCTACATTTCGTGCACGGCTGGTCGATCATATTCCCAAGTTCTGGACGACTTCAAGCACCGCCTTCTGCCGCATATGGAGGCACGGAGTCAAGACACTGGATTCTTTGGCTTCTTCTGGCAATCGCACGGCGTCCACGACTATTTTTGGTATGCCCAAGTCGCAGATGTGGCTTACGAAGCCTACCTAAAAGAACTGCAAAGACACCAACTTTTTAGGAACACTtttgtactgctcatgtccgATCATGGGCTGCGATTTGGTCCGTTCACTGATACGTTTCAGGGCATGAGGGAAATATCGCTGCCGACGGTGATCGCCATTTATCCGAGGTGGATGGTCAGGCGATTTCCACTGGCGATTAAAAATCTAAAGACCAACGCCCACCGACTGATGACCACGCACGACTTGCACGAGACACTGAAGGACTTGGCAAATTTGGAGAACCTAAATGACGAGCACATTCGCAGCCGGACTTGGCAACTAAGAAATGATCGTAATGTTTCCCTATTTCTACCAATTCCAGAAGAGCGTAGCTGCAGCTCTGCCGAAATTCCGGAGCACTACTGTCAGTGCTATAACTACGTGAAGATTCCATTCAATTTGGATATTGTTCAGCGTGCTGCAAGATTTGTCGTGGACAGCATCAACGAGCTGCTGGTTGCCTATCCCAAGTGCCAGCGATTGCAACTGAGCCATGTTGAGGATGCCTACAAGCGGGACCCCAAGCAGACTGTCACAGTAAGGCTGGTGACCGAACCAGGAGGAGGTCATTACGATGCCACGGTTCATCATGATCATAACATCAGTACACTTCAGGGCAGAATCACACGAACGGATCAATACAAGGAACAGTCCTTGTGCATCGAGAAATCAATAATCCAGCAATATTGCTACTGTTTGTAGACCAAACTTTCGTAAGatgcattattattaattatattatatgagGAAGAATATGAGAACTTGTCAATTAGGGCAATAAATTACTGCAAGTCCTGAGAACCTGCTGGAAAACaggaaaaactgaaaaaagagACAAAAAGTGGCACTGCTAAGGGAACCACGCAGAACCAAAGTAGCCTGGCATTAGGATAAATGACTAGCAAATGTGTTTAGATTTCTCTTAATTTCATTCACCACACATAAACACACCCGAGCACTTAACCAAAGCTGTTTTTGCACTAGACTGTCAACAGATGGCAACGAGGCAGAAGGAGAGAGGCTGTGGGGAGGTGGAGACAGTGCGAGGAGTGTGCGACTGGCACACATATGGCGGGCATAAACATTTGTCGTCGCTGTGctgtaattaataataatttgcatTCACAGTTTGCAGTTCAGCGCCCCGTGCGagatttcattttaattaaattatgtgCAGCCTTGTCGGGGCGGAGGCGCGGGTGTCCAGGCgtctgtttgtgtgtgcatgCGGTGTCTACTCGGCGGTTAAGGAGGCGTGGCGAATAATGCCAACTACAAGATAAAGCCTGACAGTAAGGGGCGGTGGGCGGATGGCCCTTACTGGCAACATGCAGCATGCATAAATTATTACCGCTATCTGCTGTCATTTAAGGGTTCGC
Above is a genomic segment from Drosophila kikkawai strain 14028-0561.14 chromosome 3R, DkikHiC1v2, whole genome shotgun sequence containing:
- the LOC108075553 gene encoding uncharacterized protein isoform X2 yields the protein MSNINSKGLLVNTSQCKMPAMDPLSPTAQYFMKALPSYSCYLTQLLKPRTIRGRNFLYLALSKNKLWKYYGIRRVSEIFCVYTVLERIDDFNNRYVAQTVFGFTRLRKYQEIEPSNATLRVWCWRDRGRLLFLDVFIFLPEPIPPRKGEKVRLEHLKRLSVLILGIDSISHMHYRRYFSKTMNFVDKFPHTEMWGYNRVGENSYPNVLPLLSGQNDTILNGPTGCYGASNPKCFDRCYLLFDFFKAAGYVTMFGEDSALAGTFVYNLSGFQRQPTDFYLRPAMYEIDQETNYPAQGASYISCTAGRSYSQVLDDFKHRLLPHMEARSQDTGFFGFFWQSHGVHDYFWYAQVADVAYEAYLKELQRHQLFRNTFVLLMSDHGLRFGPFTDTFQGMREISLPTVIAIYPRWMVRRFPLAIKNLKTNAHRLMTTHDLHETLKDLANLENLNDEHIRSRTWQLRNDRNVSLFLPIPEERSCSSAEIPEHYCQCYNYVKIPFNLDIVQRAARFVVDSINELLVAYPKCQRLQLSHVEDAYKRDPKQTVTVRLVTEPGGGHYDATVHHDHNISTLQGRITRTDQYKEQSLCIEKSIIQQYCYCL
- the LOC108075553 gene encoding uncharacterized protein isoform X3 → MHYRRYFSKTMNFVDKFPHTEMWGYNRVGENSYPNVLPLLSGQNDTILNGPTGCYGASNPKCFDRCYLLFDFFKAAGYVTMFGEDSALAGTFVYNLSGFQRQPTDFYLRPAMYEIDQETNYPAQGASYISCTAGRSYSQVLDDFKHRLLPHMEARSQDTGFFGFFWQSHGVHDYFWYAQVADVAYEAYLKELQRHQLFRNTFVLLMSDHGLRFGPFTDTFQGMREISLPTVIAIYPRWMVRRFPLAIKNLKTNAHRLMTTHDLHETLKDLANLENLNDEHIRSRTWQLRNDRNVSLFLPIPEERSCSSAEIPEHYCQCYNYVKIPFNLDIVQRAARFVVDSINELLVAYPKCQRLQLSHVEDAYKRDPKQTVTVRLVTEPGGGHYDATVHHDHNISTLQGRITRTDQYKEQSLCIEKSIIQQYCYCL
- the LOC108075553 gene encoding uncharacterized protein isoform X1; the encoded protein is MKKSWVKYASMCLNILLLSCILLVLYVEPPEPTPVEIRPRKPPEIMSNINSKGLLVNTSQCKMPAMDPLSPTAQYFMKALPSYSCYLTQLLKPRTIRGRNFLYLALSKNKLWKYYGIRRVSEIFCVYTVLERIDDFNNRYVAQTVFGFTRLRKYQEIEPSNATLRVWCWRDRGRLLFLDVFIFLPEPIPPRKGEKVRLEHLKRLSVLILGIDSISHMHYRRYFSKTMNFVDKFPHTEMWGYNRVGENSYPNVLPLLSGQNDTILNGPTGCYGASNPKCFDRCYLLFDFFKAAGYVTMFGEDSALAGTFVYNLSGFQRQPTDFYLRPAMYEIDQETNYPAQGASYISCTAGRSYSQVLDDFKHRLLPHMEARSQDTGFFGFFWQSHGVHDYFWYAQVADVAYEAYLKELQRHQLFRNTFVLLMSDHGLRFGPFTDTFQGMREISLPTVIAIYPRWMVRRFPLAIKNLKTNAHRLMTTHDLHETLKDLANLENLNDEHIRSRTWQLRNDRNVSLFLPIPEERSCSSAEIPEHYCQCYNYVKIPFNLDIVQRAARFVVDSINELLVAYPKCQRLQLSHVEDAYKRDPKQTVTVRLVTEPGGGHYDATVHHDHNISTLQGRITRTDQYKEQSLCIEKSIIQQYCYCL